In Gouania willdenowi chromosome 24, fGouWil2.1, whole genome shotgun sequence, a single window of DNA contains:
- the pigh gene encoding phosphatidylinositol N-acetylglucosaminyltransferase subunit H codes for MMEDETFTDISGKPITLDCHSHSSFCREFNISSPKVSIGKVMVYTCSVWLVAYAVFFFTQNTAFLSSAIIITLVGMMFYIHFVKVDHESLLVIDSLGIQVSSTYASGREITTFIEMSKIKDIVINEAVYMHQIIYYLCVLLKDSSEPSVVSSVVPLFESSKPRLNCLVKVYKSCQEILSKCQ; via the exons ATGATGGAGGACGAAACCTTCACTGACATCAGCGGTAAACCCATAACTCTGGACTGTCATAGTCACTCCAGCTTTTGCAGGGAGTTCAACATCAGCTCTCCCAAAGTCTCCATTGGGAAGGTGATGGTGTACACCTGCTCAGTGTGGCTAGTAGCCTATGCTGTCTTCTTCTTCACACAG AACACTGCCTTTCTCTCCAGTGCTATTATCATCACCCTCGTCGGTATGATGTTCTACATCCATTTTGTGAAAGTGGACCACGAATCTCTGCTGGTCATTGACTCTTTAGGCATCCAGGTGTCCTCCACCTACGCATCAGGACGTGAAATCACCACCTTCATAGAGATGAGCAAGATCAAGGATATTGTCATCAACGAAGCTGTTTACATG catCAGATCATCTACTACCTGTGTGTACTGCTGAAAGACTCATCAGAACCAAGTGTAGTGTCAAGTGTTGTTCCATTATTTGAG AGTTCAAAGCCGAGGCTGAACTGTTTGGTGAAAGTGTACAAGAGCTGTCAGGAGATACTCTCTAAGTGTCAATAA
- the zfyve1 gene encoding zinc finger FYVE domain-containing protein 1 isoform X1 produces the protein MSGRDSAIDKGMNPVLVCQESYACGGSDEAAFECDECGSLQCCRCELELHRQERMRNHDRVRIAPGHVPLCDSCKRDGSCSVRVRAVVRCQGCKINLCLDCQKRTHSGVNKRKHPLSPYPPAIAPQDSSVSAGETEMEILKAKLDKVCSFLLVDEKEEMQVKNEEEFINQLGCRADELLKVVSIFGNTGEGKSHTLNHTFFLGREVFKTSPTQESCTVGVWAAMDPLHWVVVIDTEGLLGAGTHQGQRTRLLLKVLAISDVIIYRTHADRLHDDLFKFLGDASDAYMKHFTKELKATTTRCGLDVPLSTLGPAVIIFHETVHTKLLGSDKPSESVDRLLQERFRKLDLFPEAFSSIQYRGTRTYNPPTDFCGLLRSLEQQLDNNTTRSPRSAGVIYKALQALSDRFSGDITEEFMASNTFFPDEYFTCSSICLSCGSGCKRSMNHLKEGLDHEAKHRCRYSAQYDNRIYTCKTCYEGGKEVIVVPKTTASSDSPWFGLAIYAWSGYVIECPNCAVIYRSRQYWYGNQDPVETVVRTEIQHIWPGSDGFLKDNNNAAQRLLDGVKYISQSVSELSVKPAKAVTSWLTDQIAPAYWTPNSLILKCYKCAEEFQANDTKHHCRSCGEGFCDACSSKTRPVPERGWGLAPVRVCDACFQNRGIPTEVLDAALEEEGGTLIARRVGEAVQNTFGAVVGAIDIPICLVKDAARPAYWVPDQDISSCCECQREFTPRLSIHHCRACGQGVCDDCSQERRSVPSRGWDHPVRVCNGCNHKPGDL, from the exons ATGAGTGGCAGAGATTCAGCAATAGATAAAGGAATGAATCCAGTTCTAGTATGCCAGGAGAGCTATGCCTGTGGGGGTTCAGATGAGGCCGCCTTTGAGTGTGATGAGTGTGGCAGTTTGCAGTGTTGTCGCTGTGAACTGGAGCTTCATCGCCAGGAGCGAATGAGGAATCACGACCGGGTTCGGATCGCTCCAGGCCACGTTCCCCTCTGTGACTCGTGCAAAAGAGATGGCAGCTGCTCTGTCCGAGTTAGAGCAGTGGTCCGCTGCCAGGGATGTAAGATAAACCTGTGTTTGGACTGCCAGAAACGCACCCACAGTGGAGTAAATAAAAGGAAGCACCCTCTATCGCCTTACCCCCCTGCGATAGCTCCACAGGACAGCAGTGTCAGTGCTGGGGAGACAGAAATGGAAATTCTTAAAGCCAAGCTGGACAAGGTGTGCAGCTTCCTGTTGGTGGATGAAAAAGAGGAAATGCAG GTGAAGAACGAGGAGGAGTTTATCAACCAACTGGGCTGCAGAGCAGATGAGCTTCTGAAGGTGGTGTCCATCTTTGGAAACACGGGCGAGGGCAAATCCCATACGCTCAACCATACCTTCTTTCTTGGAAGAGAAGTCTTCAAGACGTCCCCCACCCAAGAGTCTTGCACTGTAGGCGTGTGGGCAGCTATGGACCCCCTCCACTGGGTTGTAGTCATTGACACGGAGGGACTGCTCGGTGCAG GCACTCACCAGGGTCAGCGAACCCGTCTGCTCCTTAAAGTACTCGCCATATCTGACGTAATTATCTACCGAACGCACGCTGACCGTCTCCATGACGACCTCTTCAAGTTTCTTGGAGATGCATCGGATGCCTACATGAAACATTTCACCAAGGAGTTGAAGGCAACGACCACCCGCTGTGGTTTGGATGTTCCATTGTCCACTCTGGGCCCCGCAGTGATCATTTTTCATGAGACCGTCCACACTAAACTGTTGGGCTCAG ACAAACCCTCTGAGTCAGTAGACCGTCTGCTCCAAGAACGTTTCAGGAAGCTGGATCTCTTTCCGGAAGCATTCAGCTCCATTCAGTATCGTGGGACTCGCACTTACAACCCTCCAACGGATTTTTGTGGCTTGCTGCGAAGCCTGGAACAACAGCTGGATAACAACACCACCCGCTCACCCCGCTCTGCTGGTGTTATTTACAAAGCACTGCAG GCCCTGAGTGATCGCTTCAGTGGGGACATCACAGAGGAGTTTATGGCCAGTAACACCTTCTTTCCTGATGAGTACTTTACCTGTTCCAGCATCTGCCTCAGTTGTGG GTCGGGCTGTAAGAGAAGCATGAATCACCTGAAGGAAGGTCTCGACCACGAGGCCAAGCATCGGTGCCGCTATTCTGCACAGTACGACAATCGCATCTACACCTGCAAG ACTTGCTACGAGGGAGGAAAAGAGGTGATCGTGGTTCCTAAAACGACTGCTTCTTCCGACTCGCCCTGGTTTGGCTTGGCCATCTATGCCTGGTCAGG ATATGTTATTGAATGTCCCAACTGTGCGGTGATCTATCGAAGCAGGCAGTACTGGTATGGAAACCAGGATCCTGTGGAAACAGTAGTCAGGACAGAGATCCAGCACATCTGGCCTGGA TCGGACGGGTTTTTGAAGGACAACAACAATGCTGCTCAGCGGTTGCTGGACGGAGTCAAATACATTTCTCAGTCTGTGTCCGAACTCAGCGTTAAGCCTGCCAAAGCTGTCACTTCCTGGCTTACTGACCAGATCGCCCCTGCCTACTGGACACCCAACTCTCTCATCCTG AAATGCTATAAATGTGCCGAGGAATTCCAAGCCAACGACACCAAGCACCACTGCCGCTCCTGTGGAGAAGGTTTCTGTGACGCCTGCTCTTCTAAAACGCGGCCGGTTCCGGAGAGGGGCTGGGGCCTCGCTCCTGTGAGAGTCTGCGATGCATGTTTCCAAAACAGAGGAATCCCAACTG AGGTGCTCGATGCAGCcctggaggaggagggaggcACCCTCATAGCACGGCGAGTTGGCGAGGCTGTTCAGAACACGTTCGGAGCCGTAGTTGGTGCCATCGACATACCTATTT gtctgGTTAAGGATGCAGCTCGCCCAGCATACTGGGTCCCAGACCAGGACATCAGCTCCTGCTGTGAGTGCCAAAGAGAGTTCACCCCACGTCTGTCCATCCACCACTGCCGCGCCTGTGGCCAGGGCGTGTGCGACGACTGCTCCCAGGAGCGTCGCTCTGTCCCATCCCGCGGCTGGGACCACCCAGTAAGGGTCTGTAATGGTTGTAATCACAAACCTGGAGATCTCTAG
- the zfyve1 gene encoding zinc finger FYVE domain-containing protein 1 isoform X2 has translation MRNHDRVRIAPGHVPLCDSCKRDGSCSVRVRAVVRCQGCKINLCLDCQKRTHSGVNKRKHPLSPYPPAIAPQDSSVSAGETEMEILKAKLDKVCSFLLVDEKEEMQVKNEEEFINQLGCRADELLKVVSIFGNTGEGKSHTLNHTFFLGREVFKTSPTQESCTVGVWAAMDPLHWVVVIDTEGLLGAGTHQGQRTRLLLKVLAISDVIIYRTHADRLHDDLFKFLGDASDAYMKHFTKELKATTTRCGLDVPLSTLGPAVIIFHETVHTKLLGSDKPSESVDRLLQERFRKLDLFPEAFSSIQYRGTRTYNPPTDFCGLLRSLEQQLDNNTTRSPRSAGVIYKALQALSDRFSGDITEEFMASNTFFPDEYFTCSSICLSCGSGCKRSMNHLKEGLDHEAKHRCRYSAQYDNRIYTCKTCYEGGKEVIVVPKTTASSDSPWFGLAIYAWSGYVIECPNCAVIYRSRQYWYGNQDPVETVVRTEIQHIWPGSDGFLKDNNNAAQRLLDGVKYISQSVSELSVKPAKAVTSWLTDQIAPAYWTPNSLILKCYKCAEEFQANDTKHHCRSCGEGFCDACSSKTRPVPERGWGLAPVRVCDACFQNRGIPTEVLDAALEEEGGTLIARRVGEAVQNTFGAVVGAIDIPICLVKDAARPAYWVPDQDISSCCECQREFTPRLSIHHCRACGQGVCDDCSQERRSVPSRGWDHPVRVCNGCNHKPGDL, from the exons ATGAGGAATCACGACCGGGTTCGGATCGCTCCAGGCCACGTTCCCCTCTGTGACTCGTGCAAAAGAGATGGCAGCTGCTCTGTCCGAGTTAGAGCAGTGGTCCGCTGCCAGGGATGTAAGATAAACCTGTGTTTGGACTGCCAGAAACGCACCCACAGTGGAGTAAATAAAAGGAAGCACCCTCTATCGCCTTACCCCCCTGCGATAGCTCCACAGGACAGCAGTGTCAGTGCTGGGGAGACAGAAATGGAAATTCTTAAAGCCAAGCTGGACAAGGTGTGCAGCTTCCTGTTGGTGGATGAAAAAGAGGAAATGCAG GTGAAGAACGAGGAGGAGTTTATCAACCAACTGGGCTGCAGAGCAGATGAGCTTCTGAAGGTGGTGTCCATCTTTGGAAACACGGGCGAGGGCAAATCCCATACGCTCAACCATACCTTCTTTCTTGGAAGAGAAGTCTTCAAGACGTCCCCCACCCAAGAGTCTTGCACTGTAGGCGTGTGGGCAGCTATGGACCCCCTCCACTGGGTTGTAGTCATTGACACGGAGGGACTGCTCGGTGCAG GCACTCACCAGGGTCAGCGAACCCGTCTGCTCCTTAAAGTACTCGCCATATCTGACGTAATTATCTACCGAACGCACGCTGACCGTCTCCATGACGACCTCTTCAAGTTTCTTGGAGATGCATCGGATGCCTACATGAAACATTTCACCAAGGAGTTGAAGGCAACGACCACCCGCTGTGGTTTGGATGTTCCATTGTCCACTCTGGGCCCCGCAGTGATCATTTTTCATGAGACCGTCCACACTAAACTGTTGGGCTCAG ACAAACCCTCTGAGTCAGTAGACCGTCTGCTCCAAGAACGTTTCAGGAAGCTGGATCTCTTTCCGGAAGCATTCAGCTCCATTCAGTATCGTGGGACTCGCACTTACAACCCTCCAACGGATTTTTGTGGCTTGCTGCGAAGCCTGGAACAACAGCTGGATAACAACACCACCCGCTCACCCCGCTCTGCTGGTGTTATTTACAAAGCACTGCAG GCCCTGAGTGATCGCTTCAGTGGGGACATCACAGAGGAGTTTATGGCCAGTAACACCTTCTTTCCTGATGAGTACTTTACCTGTTCCAGCATCTGCCTCAGTTGTGG GTCGGGCTGTAAGAGAAGCATGAATCACCTGAAGGAAGGTCTCGACCACGAGGCCAAGCATCGGTGCCGCTATTCTGCACAGTACGACAATCGCATCTACACCTGCAAG ACTTGCTACGAGGGAGGAAAAGAGGTGATCGTGGTTCCTAAAACGACTGCTTCTTCCGACTCGCCCTGGTTTGGCTTGGCCATCTATGCCTGGTCAGG ATATGTTATTGAATGTCCCAACTGTGCGGTGATCTATCGAAGCAGGCAGTACTGGTATGGAAACCAGGATCCTGTGGAAACAGTAGTCAGGACAGAGATCCAGCACATCTGGCCTGGA TCGGACGGGTTTTTGAAGGACAACAACAATGCTGCTCAGCGGTTGCTGGACGGAGTCAAATACATTTCTCAGTCTGTGTCCGAACTCAGCGTTAAGCCTGCCAAAGCTGTCACTTCCTGGCTTACTGACCAGATCGCCCCTGCCTACTGGACACCCAACTCTCTCATCCTG AAATGCTATAAATGTGCCGAGGAATTCCAAGCCAACGACACCAAGCACCACTGCCGCTCCTGTGGAGAAGGTTTCTGTGACGCCTGCTCTTCTAAAACGCGGCCGGTTCCGGAGAGGGGCTGGGGCCTCGCTCCTGTGAGAGTCTGCGATGCATGTTTCCAAAACAGAGGAATCCCAACTG AGGTGCTCGATGCAGCcctggaggaggagggaggcACCCTCATAGCACGGCGAGTTGGCGAGGCTGTTCAGAACACGTTCGGAGCCGTAGTTGGTGCCATCGACATACCTATTT gtctgGTTAAGGATGCAGCTCGCCCAGCATACTGGGTCCCAGACCAGGACATCAGCTCCTGCTGTGAGTGCCAAAGAGAGTTCACCCCACGTCTGTCCATCCACCACTGCCGCGCCTGTGGCCAGGGCGTGTGCGACGACTGCTCCCAGGAGCGTCGCTCTGTCCCATCCCGCGGCTGGGACCACCCAGTAAGGGTCTGTAATGGTTGTAATCACAAACCTGGAGATCTCTAG